GAGGCCAGGCTCCTTCCCCAATACACCCTTTAGGTCTTTAAGGTCATCTGTCTGAACGCTATAGCCGGTCTTGTAGGTAAGGCTGTAGGCAATCTTGCTGTCAGACTGGATCTGACGAGAAACTTGGGTAATTAGATAATTCTCGTCGCGAGCGCTCTGTCGGCCATATAGTCAAACTGAATAATCGGCACCGCCGGCGCCTCCTGAGGAGCTTCCTGTCGATCAGCGATAGCTCGGACGCGTGCGAGAGGAAGCCCGTGTGCTTCGGCTGCTGCACGAAGTGCAGCTTCTCGGACACTGGCTGCAACGTCATCCAGTCTGTCAAAGAAGTCCTCGTTTACGGCGATAGGCCGTGTAGTACTGCCACTTTGTTCGGATCTCACGCGATGCTCCCCCCGTCCTGCCGCTTTAGCAGGGCGGTTGGGCGTACATAAGGGGTTCGATGATACTCACGGGAGTTGCGTGAACTCTGACGAAACAAAGCAGGGCAGGCGCGGGTGGGCACCTACGCAACGTCCCCGATTCTCGCGAGCAGGTTCCGGACAGAGGAAGGATGCCACTTGCCACCTCTGGGGGTGATTATCCCTCGGCTATTCAGTTCGTGGGCAATAGCGGGGAGAGACTATGCGCCTGAAGCGCGTACATCGGCAACAGTCTCAGCATACTCCTCAGCGCGTAAGGCAGCGTTCTTCCGGACGGTCTCGAGGGCCGCTTCCGTGCCCTTTTCCGGCCCGCCTGATGGCAGCAGTACCATTGGGGTTCCCGAGCTTCACCCCCCCGCGACTTGGCAGCCGTGAGGGCAGCCTTTGTCCGATCCGAAATTAGCTTCCGCTCACGCTGTGCGACGGCAGCCAAGATATGCACGGTAAACTCGTCAGCCTCGGGCATGTCGGCTGCTGTGAACTTCGCCCCGCTTTCCTGGAGTGCAGCGAGGAAGGCCACGTTGCGCGACAGGCGGTCAAGTTTGGCAATTACCAGACGCGCGCCAGTCACCTTCCCGCGCTTCAGTGCAGCGAGGAGTTGGGGCCTGTCGTTTCGCCTACCGCTCTCCACCTCCGTGAACTCAGCGACAATCTCCCAGCCGCGCTGGCGGCAAAGCCCGGCGACGGCCTCCCGCTGAGCTTGCAGGCCAAGGCCTGAGCGGCCCTGAGCCTCGGTGGAGACGCGGTAGTACGCAACGACTCTGCACATGTTCTCATCCTTACAAAACGACCTAACGAGCATCTGCCGGTCTTTGTGAGATGTTCAGCGGAAGCACCGCTGCATAACCGCCAGACCAGCCTGGTATTAGGATGGTCGGTTAAGCGCCAACAGCGGACGCTCACAGTGCCTCCTGAGTCACCCGAAAGCGGACCTTTATCCAGAGGCCGCTACCCCTGCTCTCGGCTCGCGGACGCCACGCAAAAAAGGGGCCAAGGCGGCGAAGCTGGTTGTCGCGCAAGCTGAAACTGCGACCGGCCAGGCCGCTGTTCCGATGTCATTCCGGTTGACAGCATACGAGGCTGGTGTAACGGTACTAGAAATAGATTATAGTTACCGATTTATCGAGAGGCCCGAATGCAGGGGGTTGGATGGAACGACGGGATCATCGCTTGGCGAAATTGGTACTACGCGCCCGACGGAAAGAGCGTCATGGCGGAGGCCGCGAGTGTCTGATCCGGTGGGAGTACCGGCCATGCCCGGCACATATGCGGGCGAGCTGCACCATGGCCCGACCTTCGGCGAGCTGACCGCCAGGGCGATCCGGCGTTATGCCGACCGGCCCGCCATCTGGTACCAGGATAATGTTCTAAGTTACTCGCAGATGGGGGCGATGTGCAGCGGCCTGATGCAGGCGCTGAAGGGCGAGGGCGTCGGTCCGGGCCTCGGCGTCTGCGCCTTGATGTCCAACCGCCCCGAGACAATCTGCCTGCGGCTGGCGGTGCAATTGCTGGGCGCGCGGTTCACCGCGCTCAATCCGCTCGGTACCGACACGGACCATGTCTTCATCGTCCAGGATTCCGAGGCGCGTTTCCTGATCGTCGAGGATCGTTTCTTCGGTCTGGCCGAAGCGATTGCGCGTGGGAGCGCGGTGACGCGGACGCTTTCGGTCGGTTCGGTTGCGGGCGCCGACGATCTGCTCGCGCTCGCCGGCGCTCAGACGCCGGGCCCGGTGGTTTGCGAGGCGGACCCCGGGGGAATCGCGGGGCTGACCTATACCGGTGGCACGACCGGCCGGCCCAAGGGCATCATCCACACGCACCGCACGCTCGTCGCCAACGT
This portion of the Sphingomonas sp. LY54 genome encodes:
- a CDS encoding recombinase family protein; amino-acid sequence: MAHELNSRGIITPRGGKWHPSSVRNLLARIGDVA
- a CDS encoding recombinase family protein gives rise to the protein MLVRSFCKDENMCRVVAYYRVSTEAQGRSGLGLQAQREAVAGLCRQRGWEIVAEFTEVESGRRNDRPQLLAALKRGKVTGARLVIAKLDRLSRNVAFLAALQESGAKFTAADMPEADEFTVHILAAVAQRERKLISDRTKAALTAAKSRGGEAREPQWYCCHQAGRKRARKRPSRPSGRTLPYALRSMLRLLPMYALQAHSLSPLLPTN